The DNA region TGCCTCTGAAACAGATGTGTCTGGAGTTAGTGTATTTACATCTTTAGTCATGATATCTCTAACTTTGATTCCCTCGAGCTTTGATGAAATCATGACATTTTTATATTCTTGGTCTGCACCTAAGTAAATGAATATGGCTATCAATATCAAAATAAAATTAAAAAATATGCCTAAGATAACCATTAAGATAGCAAACTGTTTTCCTACTGAAGCAGCAGCTTTAGTTGCTTTGCTATAACTCATTCTTTTTGCAAAAAAAGCTCTTAATACTCTTCCCCCATCCATGGGGAAAGCAGGAAGAAGGTTAAAAAGTCCAAGTACTAAATTAACCCCTAAAAAGTTAGCAAGGAACAATGACAGATCTGCTGAAGGGGTGTTAGATATAAAGAATGATTCAAGAGTTAAAGATCCTACACCTCCAATAATCAACAGCCCTATAAAGCAGGCAAATGCTATTAAAAGGTTTGCAAGCGGCCCGGCAGCAGCTATTTTAAGTTCTTTGTCTGGATCTTTAGGAATCTCTTCCATTGCAGACACGCCGCCAATGGGTAAGAGAACTATTTTACCTACTTTAACTCCATATCTCTTTGCAATATACGAATGGCTTAATTCATGTACAACAACTGTTACAAAGAGTAACGTGATTAAAAACGCGATATACACAGATATTATTCCTAGAAAGGCTATAACATATATAAAAAGCATTAATAATAAAAATGAAATGTGCAGTTCCACAGGGATTCCAAAGGCTCTGAATATTTTAAATGAAGACTTCATAACATCACTATATTACTATGATTCCATCAAGTTAATAAAATTATATCTCCTAAAAATAATTAATTTAAATTTTAAATAGATTTT from Methanobacterium bryantii includes:
- a CDS encoding CBS domain-containing protein, with product MKSSFKIFRAFGIPVELHISFLLLMLFIYVIAFLGIISVYIAFLITLLFVTVVVHELSHSYIAKRYGVKVGKIVLLPIGGVSAMEEIPKDPDKELKIAAAGPLANLLIAFACFIGLLIIGGVGSLTLESFFISNTPSADLSLFLANFLGVNLVLGLFNLLPAFPMDGGRVLRAFFAKRMSYSKATKAAASVGKQFAILMVILGIFFNFILILIAIFIYLGADQEYKNVMISSKLEGIKVRDIMTKDVNTLTPDTSVSEALNTMFKQRHMGYPVEDHGELAGIVTFDDISKIPENQRDTPIGNIMTKKLILANPEEPAMNTLEKITKNNIGRLPVIENGNLVGIISKTDIMRVLEVLDTKPLE